One Phalacrocorax aristotelis chromosome 10, bGulAri2.1, whole genome shotgun sequence genomic region harbors:
- the KCNJ12 gene encoding ATP-sensitive inward rectifier potassium channel 12 — protein sequence MTTGRVNPYSIVSSEEDGLRLTTMPGINGFGNGKIHTRRKCRNRFVKKNGQCNVEFTNMDDKPQRYIADMFTTCVDIRWRYMLLLFSLAFLVSWLLFGLIFWLIALIHGDLENPGGDDTFKPCVLQVNGFVAAFLFSIETQTTIGYGFRCVTEECPLAVFMVVVQSIVGCIIDSFMIGAIMAKMARPKKRAQTLLFSHNAVVAMRDGKLCLMWRVGNLRKSHIVEAHVRAQLIKPRITEEGEYIPLDQIDIDVGFDKGLDRIFLVSPITILHEINEDSPLFGISRQDLETDDFEIVVILEGMVEATAMTTQARSSYLASEILWGHRFEPVLFEEKNQYKVDYSHFHKTYEVPSTPRCSAKDLVENKFLLPSTNSFCYENELAFMSRDEEEEDDDSRGLEDLSPDNRHEFDRLQATIALDQRSYRRESEI from the coding sequence ATGACTACAGGCAGAGTCAACCCTTACAGCATCGTGTCCTCCGAGGAAGACGGGCTGAGGTTGACCACCATGCCAGGTATCAACGGCTTTGGCAATGGGAAAATCCATACCAGGAGGAAATGTAGGAACAGGTTTGTAAAGAAGAATGGTCAGTGCAATGTGGAGTTTACCAACATGGATGACAAACCGCAGAGGTATATTGCAGACATGTTCACCACGTGCGTTGACATCCGCTGGAGGTATATGCTCTTGCTCTTTTCCCTGGCATTTCTGGTGTCCTGGTTATTGTTTGGGCTGATTTTCTGGCTAATTGCACTCATTCACGGAGACCTAGAAAACCCAGGTGGAGACGATACCTTCAAGCCTTGCGTTCTGCAGGTCAATGGCTTTGtggctgcttttctgttctccATTGAGACCCAAACGACTATTGGTTACGGCTTCCGCTGTGTGACAGAGGAGTGCCCGCTTGCGGTCTTCATGGTGGTGGTTCAGTCCATCGTGGGGTGTATAATTGACTCTTTCATGATTGGTGCAATAATGGCAAAGATGGCCAGGCCCAAAAAACGGGCCCAGACATTACTTTTCAGCCATAATGCAGTAGTGGCAATGAGAGATGGAAAACTCTGCCTGATGTGGAGAGTTGGGAACCTCCGGAAAAGCCACATAGTAGAAGCCCACGTGCGAGCTCAGCTAATTAAGCCCAGGATCACAGAAGAAGGGGAGTACATACCGCTCGACCAAATAGACATCGACGTGGGGTTTGATAAAGGCTTGGACCGTATCTTCTTGGTGTCCCCCATCACCATCCTCCATGAGATCAACGAAGACAGCCCCTTGTTTGGGATCAGCCGCCAGGACTTGGAGACAGATGACTTTGAGATCGTGGTCATCCTGGAAGGCATGGTAGAAGCCACCGCTATGACGACGCAAGCTCGGAGCTCCTACCTGGCCAGTGAGATCCTCTGGGGCCACCGCTTCGAGCCCGTCTTGTTTGAGGAGAAAAACCAGTACAAAGTAGACTATTCCCACTTCCACAAAACCTACGAGGTTCCATCCACCCCCCGATGCAGCGCCAAGGACTTGGTGGAGAACAAATTCTTGCTGCCCAGCACCAACTCCTTCTGCTATGAGAATGAGCTGGCCTTCATGAGCCGcgatgaggaagaggaagacgATGACAGCCGGGGTTTGGAGGACCTAAGCCCAGACAACAGGCATGAGTTTGATAGGCTTCAAGCTACCATAGCGTTGGATCAGAGGTCGTACAGAAGGGAGTCGGAAATATGA